The Lathyrus oleraceus cultivar Zhongwan6 chromosome 5, CAAS_Psat_ZW6_1.0, whole genome shotgun sequence genome includes the window aaaattaacatgattttattagaaTTTTTAAAAAATCTAATAAGCAACATACTTTTTTACCGAGAGATCCCATACATGTTTTTACTGGACATTTAAAAAATACCGTTGGTAATCAGATTTTTCAATATTTTCGATATAGAGACATATAAAACATGAGATTTTACCAGATATATTGAAAATATTTGTAAAAATAcatgaatttttttaaaaaatacGATATGAATCTTAAATTATTGgtaaaaaaaaacataatttaaaaaaaaaaaaaggacAAAAAGACATGGATCTAAATATCCGGTGGATAACTAAAAAAAGTCCGGTGTGTATCACAGCTTTAGTAAAATGTTGGaaaaatgataaataaaatatgaatTTGACTTTTTAGAACGAAGGGTGTTATGATAAAAGCATGCGTTTAGGGTGGTGCAAGGTTAAATTGAGAGTGTAGGAGAAACTAAGAAACTACACTCTAGGCCTGATCGTAAATGTACTAGTTATGGGCCTCACTTTCATTTCTTCCACAATGAAAAGATCAAAACAAAATCAACATTTACGACAAGGGTTTCTCATAACTAACGAGTAATCACGAGCTATCAAAAAAGAAGAAAAATCATTTGAAGTTTCTCTAGCGTTCAGACAAAATTCACATTCATTTCACATGCAGCATTGTCCTTGAAGCTCAGGTATTCGCTCTCACTCCTTCTAAATcattttccattttcattttctcaTTTTCCCCCAAAAAAATTCTGCACTGTGTTCTACATGTTAATGTCAATCATAGTTAGTACTAATTCAATTTCCTTTATTAATTAATTTCATCCTTATCACTGAAATTATCTTTTGCCTCTAATTTCTGTTATCTTCAGAAATCGCACGTGCATGCCTTTAAACCATACGTTTTAGTTCGAAAATATCTCATTTTTTGGGTAGAATTGTAGGTTATATtgaatgtgataaaattcaaattgaaatttGTAAATTGATTTGCATGAGATGAGATGTTTGGCAGGATATTTTCACAGTATAATGTCTACTTCACCTGCAAAAGCCACTTGGAACCCTGCATTCCATAAAGTATTTGTCGGGTTATGTCTGCGAGAAGTGTTGAAAGTGAACGAGCCTGGGGCGCGGCTTACTAAGGAGAGTTGGTGGAGCATTGTTGAATCCTTTTACGAAAAGACTGGTGTGACGTACGACAAGAAACAGTTAAAGAATCACTATGATTCCACCAGGAAATTATGGAAGGTTTGGGATAAGTTGACTCGCGATAGTAGCATGAAATGGGATCCGGAAACTAGTAAGTTTGATGCTTCTGAGGAAGATTGGTGCGATTATGTAAAGGTATGTATGGTAATTAACAAAGGCTTAAATAGTTAATTTGTTCCTGTAAGTTGACGTGTTTTTGATTTTTGTACAAGATGATAGGAGATCTTCATGGTTCTGGATAAATAATTATGAAGCCTTGTTATTTATTTTGCAGGATAACCCGGAAGCTGCACAATTTCAGTCTAAGGAAATTCAGTTTAAAGACGAATTGGATATTATCTTTGATGGAGAAATGCCGCCTGAGGAAATTAAAAATTCGATACGTGTTAAGTGGCAGGACAATGCTAGAGCTGCATCTTTGCACGGAAAAGGGCGTGGGAGGAAGCGGAAGAGTGTTGTTAGGGATTATGAATTAGATACTTCTGATGTTGTTAATTCGACACTAAGTCCAAAAGCCTCGTGGACACCTGCATACCATAAAATATTTGTGGAGTTATGTCTTGATGAAACTTTGAAGGGGAACAAAGCTGGGTCACATTTTACCAAGGTGGGCTGGAGGAATATTATGGGATACTTTTATGCAAAGACAGGTGTGAGATATGACAAAAGACAAATTAAGAATCACTACGATTCAACCAGAAAACAATGGAAAATCTGGGTTAAATTGATTGGTGACGATTTCATGAAATGGGACTCAAGAACCAATAAGTTTGGTGCTTCAGAGAAAGATTGGCTCGATTATCTTAAGGTAAGAAGGTATATTCATTCAGTTTATTGAGAGATTCTCTTCATGGTTTGAAACTGATAATAATTAGTCATTTGTCACAGGAAAACCCAGAAGCTGCACAATTCCGCTTTAAGGAAATCCCATTTCCCGAGAAATTGGACATCATCTATGGCGACAGTATACAAACCGAGGAAATGCGACCGTCATCTAGTAGTGAGAAACAGAATGATGATTCAGGAACTACATCTCCTTTATATGGAAAGCGAGCGAAGAAATATAAGAGTGTTGATAAGGATTTTGACTTTAAGAGTGCTATTTTGGTTAATGCTACACCAATCAGTGCAATTGCAAGTGAGCAAAGCATTTCATGTTCATCACATCCTAAGGTCAAAGCCACATGGACCCCTTTATTGCATAAGACCTTTATTGATCTATGTCTGCAGGAGACACTAAATGGAAATAAGCCCGGGACACATTTTACTAAGGAAGGTTGGAAGAATATTATGGATTCATTTCATTTGAAATCTGGTTTGAATTATGGCAGATTACAATTTAAGAATCACTGGGATTCTACAAAGGAACAATGGAGAACATGGTCTAAGCTTGTTTCCACTAGTTACATGAAATGGAATCC containing:
- the LOC127083924 gene encoding L10-interacting MYB domain-containing protein yields the protein MSTSPAKATWNPAFHKVFVGLCLREVLKVNEPGARLTKESWWSIVESFYEKTGVTYDKKQLKNHYDSTRKLWKVWDKLTRDSSMKWDPETSKFDASEEDWCDYVKDNPEAAQFQSKEIQFKDELDIIFDGEMPPEEIKNSIRVKWQDNARAASLHGKGRGRKRKSVVRDYELDTSDVVNSTLSPKASWTPAYHKIFVELCLDETLKGNKAGSHFTKVGWRNIMGYFYAKTGVRYDKRQIKNHYDSTRKQWKIWVKLIGDDFMKWDSRTNKFGASEKDWLDYLKENPEAAQFRFKEIPFPEKLDIIYGDSIQTEEMRPSSSSEKQNDDSGTTSPLYGKRAKKYKSVDKDFDFKSAILVNATPISAIASEQSISCSSHPKVKATWTPLLHKTFIDLCLQETLNGNKPGTHFTKEGWKNIMDSFHLKSGLNYGRLQFKNHWDSTKEQWRTWSKLVSTSYMKWNPSKHTFEASDEDWTSYLQANPEASQFRYKELQFPDALETIFNGTTVTGETEPAVQQKKSDDSVNTLPLHTKGPDVTSSDEKTECLCDAVASRNGVNIQKNAFSISSAKGNRSYSIGECIECLDGMEDVEQGSDLYLFALDVFLRQEHREIFLQLKKPNLRISWLQRLQSVGQSSL